From the genome of Nocardia sp. NBC_01503, one region includes:
- a CDS encoding APC family permease, translating into MSKLTTAAKRMLVGRPFRSDSLGHTLLPKRIALPVFASDALSSVAYAPEEIFLVLSVAGLSAYTYAPWVGLAVALVMAVVVASYRQNVHAYPSGGGDYEVATTNIGPNAGLTVGSALLVDYVLTVAVSISSAASNIGSAVPFVSTHKVLFAVAAIVILTAVNLRGVRESGTAFAIPTYAFMIGMFIMLIWGFTRIGILGQQVHAESYGFGLKAEDEHLFGLAFVFLIARAFSSGCAALTGVEAISNGVPAFRKPKSRNAATTLLLLGGIAVTLFMGMIVLTQQVGVVYAQNSADLVGAPSGYEQKTLIAQLANAVFHGFPPGFYFITIVTALILVLAANTAFNGFPVLGSILAQDRFLPRQLHTRGDRLAFSNGIIFLAGGAVAFVVLFGAEVTHLIQLYIVGVFVSFVLSQTGMLRHWTRLLRSETDPAQRARMKRSRVINAIGLTMTATVLVIVLITKFLAGAWIAIVTMAAIFGLMKLIRRHYDTVSRELDETEWDGVLPSRTHSIVLVSKLHLPTKRAIAYARATRPDTIEAITVNVDEPDTRALVREWERSDISVPLKVIESPYREITKPVMDYVKRVRKDSPRDVVTVFIPEYVVGHWWEQLLHNQSALRLKGRLLFEPGVMVTSVPWQLTSSAKARAGREVSAPGSVRRGYGDDL; encoded by the coding sequence GTGTCGAAGTTGACGACGGCCGCCAAACGCATGCTGGTTGGCCGCCCATTCCGTAGCGATTCCCTGGGGCATACCCTGCTGCCCAAACGAATCGCGCTCCCGGTCTTCGCCTCCGATGCTTTGTCATCGGTGGCATACGCGCCGGAGGAGATCTTCCTGGTGCTGTCCGTGGCCGGGCTGTCGGCCTACACCTATGCGCCGTGGGTGGGTTTGGCGGTCGCGCTGGTAATGGCTGTCGTGGTCGCCAGCTACCGGCAGAATGTGCACGCCTATCCGTCCGGTGGCGGTGATTACGAGGTCGCGACGACGAACATCGGGCCAAATGCCGGTCTGACCGTCGGTAGCGCGCTGCTGGTGGACTACGTACTGACCGTCGCGGTGTCGATCTCCTCGGCAGCGTCGAATATCGGGTCGGCGGTGCCGTTCGTCTCGACGCACAAGGTGCTGTTCGCGGTCGCCGCGATTGTGATTTTGACTGCTGTCAATCTGCGCGGTGTGCGCGAGTCGGGGACGGCATTCGCGATTCCGACGTACGCCTTCATGATCGGCATGTTCATCATGCTCATCTGGGGATTCACTCGAATCGGGATTCTGGGCCAGCAGGTGCACGCCGAGTCCTACGGGTTCGGGTTGAAGGCCGAGGACGAGCATCTGTTCGGATTGGCTTTCGTCTTCCTCATCGCGCGTGCCTTCTCCTCCGGCTGTGCGGCGCTGACCGGTGTGGAGGCCATCAGCAATGGTGTGCCCGCCTTCCGGAAGCCCAAGTCCCGCAATGCCGCGACCACCCTGCTGTTGCTCGGCGGTATCGCGGTGACACTGTTCATGGGCATGATCGTGCTCACTCAGCAGGTGGGTGTGGTCTACGCGCAGAACAGCGCCGACCTCGTGGGCGCGCCATCCGGGTATGAGCAGAAGACCTTGATCGCGCAGCTGGCGAACGCGGTGTTCCACGGGTTCCCGCCGGGGTTCTACTTCATCACCATCGTCACCGCGCTGATCCTGGTGCTGGCGGCCAATACCGCCTTCAACGGATTCCCGGTGCTCGGCTCGATCTTGGCGCAGGACCGCTTCCTGCCGCGACAGTTGCACACTCGTGGTGACCGGCTGGCGTTCAGCAACGGCATCATCTTCCTGGCCGGCGGGGCGGTCGCCTTCGTGGTGCTCTTCGGGGCCGAGGTGACCCACCTGATCCAGCTGTACATCGTGGGTGTGTTCGTCTCCTTCGTGCTCAGTCAGACCGGCATGCTGCGGCACTGGACCCGGTTGTTGCGCAGTGAGACCGATCCGGCGCAGCGGGCGCGGATGAAACGCTCGCGGGTCATCAACGCCATCGGTCTCACCATGACCGCCACCGTGTTGGTGATCGTGCTGATCACCAAATTCCTGGCGGGCGCGTGGATCGCGATCGTCACCATGGCTGCGATTTTCGGCTTGATGAAACTCATTCGGCGGCACTACGACACGGTGTCGCGTGAACTCGACGAGACCGAATGGGACGGTGTGCTGCCGAGCCGGACCCACTCCATCGTGCTGGTCTCCAAACTTCATCTGCCCACCAAACGGGCCATCGCGTACGCGCGGGCCACCAGGCCCGACACAATCGAGGCGATCACCGTCAATGTCGATGAACCCGATACCCGCGCGCTGGTACGGGAGTGGGAGCGCAGCGATATCTCGGTGCCGCTCAAGGTGATCGAATCGCCGTACCGTGAGATCACCAAGCCGGTGATGGATTACGTGAAGCGGGTGCGCAAGGATTCCCCGCGCGATGTGGTGACCGTATTCATCCCCGAATACGTGGTGGGCCACTGGTGGGAACAGTTGCTGCACAACCAGAGTGCGTTGCGTCTCAAGGGCCGGTTGCTGTTCGAGCCCGGCGTCATGGTGACCTCGGTGCCGTGGCAGCTCACCTCCTCGGCCAAGGCGCGCGCCGGACGTGAGGTCAGTGCCCCCGGTTCGGTGCGGCGCGGATACGGAGACGACCTGTGA